The Clupea harengus chromosome 6, Ch_v2.0.2, whole genome shotgun sequence genome contains a region encoding:
- the ppfia1 gene encoding liprin-alpha-1 isoform X14 → MMCEVMPTISEAEVGHGNGNGRGSGSPLQSDSEGHFESLMVSMLEERDRLLETLRETQENLGLTQSKLHEVSHERDSLQRQLNSALPQEFAALTKEVNMCREQLLEREEEIAELKAERNNTRLLLEHLECLVSRHERSLRMTVVKRQAQSPAGVSSEVEVLKALKSLFEHHKALDEKVRERLRVALERCSALEEQLTNTNKEIHFLREQNNQKKVLLDGMTEINHNSESMPSTNGKRSSDGSEEDVGRVMELQELLDRQSKEVQQMKERIVCLTGRVAELEEDLDTARKDLIKSEDMSTRLQRDIRESMAQKEDMEERITTLEKRYLAAQREATSVHDLNDKLENEIANKESLFRQTEDKNRQLQERLELAEQKLQQTIRKAETLPEVEAELAQRVAALTKAEERHGNVEERLKQLEAQLEEKNQELLRARQREKMNEEHNKRLSETVDKLLSESNERLQLHLKERMSALEEKNTLIRDLEHTKKLIEEAHHEKEQLLIQIETMRAENEQGRSRSNSLLHGRSHLGSTPDFRYPVSASSMMDSHSDHYNSALVLRRPQKGRVAALRDEPSKVQTLNEQEWERVQQANVLANVAHAFESDMDVSDLEDDRETIFSSVDLLSPAGQADAQTLALMLQEQLDAINNEIRMIQEEKENTAQRAEEIESRVGSGESLGGRFRSMSSLQPSLLAPGHAGSSPPGSGHSTPRRAPRSPNREVDRMGVMTLPSDLRKHRRKSEQDDKATIRCETSPPTTPRSMRLHKGAIHAASHEDIRDIRGIAGLQDGQGSDPSSSNSSQDSLNKAAKKKSIKSSIGRLFGKKEKGRPSPSSKDSSLAGTPEGEGSPDGLGISKLGGPSEKNRKMQKKHELLEEARRLGLPFAQWDGPTVVVWLELWVGMPAWYVAACRANVKSGAIMSALSDTEIQREIGISNPLHRLKLRLAIQEIMSLTSPSAPPTSRTTLAYGDMNHEWIGNEWLPSLGLPQYRSYFMESLVDARMLDHLTKKDLRGQLKMVDSFHRNSFQCGVMSLRRLNYDRKELERRREDAQLEIKDVLVWSNERVISWVQAIGLKEYANNLLEIGIHGALLALDETFDHNTMALLLQIPTQNTQARTMLEREYNSLLAVGTDRKMEEDDDKNFRRAPSWRKKFRPKDVRGMNIGAADTLPANFRMTNSSASSPAMQPKNLQMDGTCGPDEEASEEEEGGAQRLDSATIRTYSC, encoded by the exons GAGTTTGCAGCGCTGACCAAGGAGGTGAACATGTGCCGCGAGCAGCTCCtcgagagggaggaggagatcgCCGAGCTGAAGGCTGAGCGCAACAATACACGG TTGTTGCTGGAGCATCTGGAGTGTCTGGTGTCTCGACACGAGCGCTCTCTGAGGATGACTGTGGTGAAGAGGCAGGCGCAGTCTCCAGCTGGCGTGTCCAGTGAGGTGGAGGTGCTCAAGGCCCTCAAATCTCTATTTGAGCACCACAAAGCCCTGGACGAGAAG GTTAGGGAGAGGCTCCGGGTAGCACTTGAGCGGTGTAGTGCCTTGGAGGAACAGCTGACAAATACTAACAAGGAG ATCCACTTCCTCCGCGAGCAGAACAATCAGAAAAAGGTGCTGCTCGACGGCATGACAGAAATCAACCACAACTCCGAGAGCATGCCCAGCACAAATGGCAAG CGCTCTTCGGACGGCTCGGAGGAGGACGTTGGGAGGGtgatggagctgcaggagctcCTGGACCGTCAGAGCAAGGAGGTGCAGCAGATGAAGGAGCGCATCGTGTGCCTGACGGGCCGCGTGGCCGAGCTGGAGGAGGACCTGGACACGGCCCGCAAGGACCTCATCAAGTCCGAGGACATGAGCACGCGTCTGCAGAGGGACATCCGAGAG TCCATGGCCCAGAAGGAGGACATGGAGGAGCGCATCACCACGCTGGAGAAGCGCTACCTGGCCGCTCAGAGGGAGGCCACATCGGTGCATGACCTCAACGACAAGCTGGAGAATGAGATTGCCAACAAGGAATCCCTCTTCCGCCAG ACGGAGGATAAGAATCGGCAGCTGCAGGAGCGTCTAGAGCTGGCCGAGCAGAAACTCCAGCAGACCATCAGGAAGGCGGAGACGCTGCCAGAGGTGGAGGCGGAGCTAGCACAGAGAGTGGCTGCTCTCACCAAG GCGGAGGAACGCCATGGCAACGTGGAGGAGCGGCTGAAACAGTTGGAAGCACAGCTGGAAGAGAAGAACCAGGAGCTGCTCAGG GCTCGCCAGCGAGAGAAGATGAATGAAGAGCACAACAAGCGTCTGTCGGAGACAGTGGACAAGCTGCTGTCGGAGTCCAACGAGAGGCTACAGCTCCACCTAAAGGAGAGGATGTCTGCTCTGGAGGAGAAG AACACCCTCATTCGTGATCTGGAGCACACCAAGAAGCTGATTGAGGAAGCTCACCATGAAAAG GAGCAGCTTCTGATCCAGATTGAGACCATGAGGGCTGAGAACGAACAGGGCCGCAGCCGGAGTAACTCCTTGTTGCATGG GCGGTCTCATTTGGGCAGCACCCCAGACTTCAGGTACCCAGTGTCGGCGTCCTCCATGATGGACAGCCActctgaccactacaacagtgCACTCGTGCTACGGCGACCCCAGAAAGGGCGAGTGGCTGCCCTGCGAGATGAACCCTCCAAG GTCCAGACGCTTAATGAACAGGAGTGGGAGCGCGTGCAGCAGGCCAACGTGCTGGCCAACGTGGCGCACGCCTTCGAGAGTGACATGGACGTGTCCGACCTGGAGGACGACCGCGAGACCATCTTCAGCTCGGTGGACCTGCTGTCCCCTGCCGGACAGGCCGACGCCCAGACACTCGCCCTCAtgctgcaggagcagctggaTGCTATCAACAAtgagatcag GATGAtccaggaggagaaggagaacacTGCGCAGCGGGCCGAGGAGATCGAGTCTCGGGTGGGCAGCGGGGAGAGCCTGGGTGGCCGTTTCCGCTCTATGAGCTCGCTCCAGCCCTCCCTGCTGGCCCCTGGCCATGCCGGCTCCTCCCCGCCCGGCTCGGGCCACTCCACGCCCCGCAGGGCCCCACGCAGCCCCAACCGGGAGGTGGACCGCATGGGGGTCATGACGCTG CCTAGCGACTTGCGGAAGCACCGCAGGAAG TCTGAGCAGGACGACAAAGCCACCATCAGGTGTGAAACATCTCCGCCCACCACCCCGCGCTCCATGCGTCTCCACAAAGGGGCCATCCACGCCGCCAGTCACGAGGACATCCGAGACATCCGAGG TATCGCTGGACTGCAGGACGGTCAGGGCAGCGACCCtagcagcagtaacagcagccAGGACTCGCTCAACAAGGCTGCCAAGAAGAAGAGCATCAAGTCCTCCATCGGGCGTCTGTTCGGCAAGAAGGAGAAGGGTCGGCCCAGTCCTTCCAGCAAAGACTCCAGCCTGG CCGGGACCCCAGAGGGAGAGGGCTCTCCAGATGGACTGGGGATCAGCAAGCTGGGCGGCCCATCGGAGAAGAACAGGAAGATGCAGAAGAA GCATGAGCTCCTGGAGGAAGCTCGTCGGCTGGGCCTGCCCTTTGCCCAGTGGGATGGGCCCACGGTAGTGGTCTGGCTGGAG TTGTGGGTCGGGATGCCCGCCTGGTATGTGGCGGCGTGCCGTGCCAACGTGAAGAGTGGCGCCATCATGTCCGCGCTGTCCGACACGGAGATCCAGCGGGAGATCGGCATCAGCAACCCGCTGCACCGCCTCAAGCTGCGGCTCGCCATCCAGGAGATCATGTCCCTCACCAGCCCCTCTGCCCCGCCCACCTCCAGAACG ACTCTGGCGTACGGCGACATGAATCACGAGTGGATCGGCAATGAGTGGCTGCCCAGCCTGGGCCTGCCCCAGTACCGCAGCTACTTCATGGAGTCCCTGGTGGACGCACGCATGCTGGACCACCTGACCAAGAAGGACCTCCGGGGACAGCTCAAGATGGTGGACAGCTTCCACAG GAACAGCTTCCAGTGTGGGGTGATGTCCTTGAGGCGGCTCAACTACGACCGGAAAGAGCTGGAGAGGCGACGAGAGGATGCTCAGCTAGAGATCAAAG acgtGCTAGTGTGGAGTAATGAGCGGGTGATCAGCTGGGTGCAGGCCATCGGGCTGAAGGAGTACGCCAACAACCTGCTGGAGATCGGAATCCACGGTGCGCTCCTCGCCCTGGACGAGACCTTCGACCACAACACCATGGCCCTGCTGCTTCAGATCCccacgcaaaacacacag gcCCGAACTATGCTGGAGCGAGAGTACAACAGTCTACTGGCTGTGGGGACGGACaggaagatggaggag GACGACGACAAGAACTTCCGGCGGGCCCCCTCCTGGAGGAAGAAGTTCCGTCCCAAAGACGTCAGGGGCATGAACATCGGCGCGGCCGACACCCTCCCCGCCAACTTCAGGATGACCAACAGCAGCGCCTCCTCCCCCGCCATGCAGCCAAAGAATCTCCAGATGGACGGTACGTGCGGGCCAGATGAGGAGgcgtcagaggaggaggaggggg GAGCGCAGAGGCTGGACTCTGCCACGATCAGGACCTACTCGTGCTAA
- the ppfia1 gene encoding liprin-alpha-1 isoform X16 — protein sequence MMCEVMPTISEAEVGHGNGNGRGSGSPLQSDSEGHFESLMVSMLEERDRLLETLRETQENLGLTQSKLHEVSHERDSLQRQLNSALPQEFAALTKEVNMCREQLLEREEEIAELKAERNNTRLLLEHLECLVSRHERSLRMTVVKRQAQSPAGVSSEVEVLKALKSLFEHHKALDEKVRERLRVALERCSALEEQLTNTNKEIHFLREQNNQKKVLLDGMTEINHNSESMPSTNGKRSSDGSEEDVGRVMELQELLDRQSKEVQQMKERIVCLTGRVAELEEDLDTARKDLIKSEDMSTRLQRDIRESMAQKEDMEERITTLEKRYLAAQREATSVHDLNDKLENEIANKESLFRQTEDKNRQLQERLELAEQKLQQTIRKAETLPEVEAELAQRVAALTKAEERHGNVEERLKQLEAQLEEKNQELLRARQREKMNEEHNKRLSETVDKLLSESNERLQLHLKERMSALEEKNTLIRDLEHTKKLIEEAHHEKEQLLIQIETMRAENEQGRSRSNSLLHGRSHLGSTPDFRYPVSASSMMDSHSDHYNSALVLRRPQKGRVAALRDEPSKVQTLNEQEWERVQQANVLANVAHAFESDMDVSDLEDDRETIFSSVDLLSPAGQADAQTLALMLQEQLDAINNEIRMIQEEKENTAQRAEEIESRVGSGESLGGRFRSMSSLQPSLLAPGHAGSSPPGSGHSTPRRAPRSPNREVDRMGVMTLPSDLRKHRRKSEQDDKATIRCETSPPTTPRSMRLHKGAIHAASHEDIRDIRGIAGLQDGQGSDPSSSNSSQDSLNKAAKKKSIKSSIGRLFGKKEKGRPSPSSKDSSLAGTPEGEGSPDGLGISKLGGPSEKNRKMQKKHELLEEARRLGLPFAQWDGPTVVVWLELWVGMPAWYVAACRANVKSGAIMSALSDTEIQREIGISNPLHRLKLRLAIQEIMSLTSPSAPPTSRTEDDEGTWAQTLAYGDMNHEWIGNEWLPSLGLPQYRSYFMESLVDARMLDHLTKKDLRGQLKMVDSFHRNSFQCGVMSLRRLNYDRKELERRREDAQLEIKDVLVWSNERVISWVQAIGLKEYANNLLEIGIHGALLALDETFDHNTMALLLQIPTQNTQARTMLEREYNSLLAVGTDRKMEEDDDKNFRRAPSWRKKFRPKDVRGMNIGAADTLPANFRMTNSSASSPAMQPKNLQMDGTCGPDEEASEEEEGGAQRLDSATIRTYSC from the exons GAGTTTGCAGCGCTGACCAAGGAGGTGAACATGTGCCGCGAGCAGCTCCtcgagagggaggaggagatcgCCGAGCTGAAGGCTGAGCGCAACAATACACGG TTGTTGCTGGAGCATCTGGAGTGTCTGGTGTCTCGACACGAGCGCTCTCTGAGGATGACTGTGGTGAAGAGGCAGGCGCAGTCTCCAGCTGGCGTGTCCAGTGAGGTGGAGGTGCTCAAGGCCCTCAAATCTCTATTTGAGCACCACAAAGCCCTGGACGAGAAG GTTAGGGAGAGGCTCCGGGTAGCACTTGAGCGGTGTAGTGCCTTGGAGGAACAGCTGACAAATACTAACAAGGAG ATCCACTTCCTCCGCGAGCAGAACAATCAGAAAAAGGTGCTGCTCGACGGCATGACAGAAATCAACCACAACTCCGAGAGCATGCCCAGCACAAATGGCAAG CGCTCTTCGGACGGCTCGGAGGAGGACGTTGGGAGGGtgatggagctgcaggagctcCTGGACCGTCAGAGCAAGGAGGTGCAGCAGATGAAGGAGCGCATCGTGTGCCTGACGGGCCGCGTGGCCGAGCTGGAGGAGGACCTGGACACGGCCCGCAAGGACCTCATCAAGTCCGAGGACATGAGCACGCGTCTGCAGAGGGACATCCGAGAG TCCATGGCCCAGAAGGAGGACATGGAGGAGCGCATCACCACGCTGGAGAAGCGCTACCTGGCCGCTCAGAGGGAGGCCACATCGGTGCATGACCTCAACGACAAGCTGGAGAATGAGATTGCCAACAAGGAATCCCTCTTCCGCCAG ACGGAGGATAAGAATCGGCAGCTGCAGGAGCGTCTAGAGCTGGCCGAGCAGAAACTCCAGCAGACCATCAGGAAGGCGGAGACGCTGCCAGAGGTGGAGGCGGAGCTAGCACAGAGAGTGGCTGCTCTCACCAAG GCGGAGGAACGCCATGGCAACGTGGAGGAGCGGCTGAAACAGTTGGAAGCACAGCTGGAAGAGAAGAACCAGGAGCTGCTCAGG GCTCGCCAGCGAGAGAAGATGAATGAAGAGCACAACAAGCGTCTGTCGGAGACAGTGGACAAGCTGCTGTCGGAGTCCAACGAGAGGCTACAGCTCCACCTAAAGGAGAGGATGTCTGCTCTGGAGGAGAAG AACACCCTCATTCGTGATCTGGAGCACACCAAGAAGCTGATTGAGGAAGCTCACCATGAAAAG GAGCAGCTTCTGATCCAGATTGAGACCATGAGGGCTGAGAACGAACAGGGCCGCAGCCGGAGTAACTCCTTGTTGCATGG GCGGTCTCATTTGGGCAGCACCCCAGACTTCAGGTACCCAGTGTCGGCGTCCTCCATGATGGACAGCCActctgaccactacaacagtgCACTCGTGCTACGGCGACCCCAGAAAGGGCGAGTGGCTGCCCTGCGAGATGAACCCTCCAAG GTCCAGACGCTTAATGAACAGGAGTGGGAGCGCGTGCAGCAGGCCAACGTGCTGGCCAACGTGGCGCACGCCTTCGAGAGTGACATGGACGTGTCCGACCTGGAGGACGACCGCGAGACCATCTTCAGCTCGGTGGACCTGCTGTCCCCTGCCGGACAGGCCGACGCCCAGACACTCGCCCTCAtgctgcaggagcagctggaTGCTATCAACAAtgagatcag GATGAtccaggaggagaaggagaacacTGCGCAGCGGGCCGAGGAGATCGAGTCTCGGGTGGGCAGCGGGGAGAGCCTGGGTGGCCGTTTCCGCTCTATGAGCTCGCTCCAGCCCTCCCTGCTGGCCCCTGGCCATGCCGGCTCCTCCCCGCCCGGCTCGGGCCACTCCACGCCCCGCAGGGCCCCACGCAGCCCCAACCGGGAGGTGGACCGCATGGGGGTCATGACGCTG CCTAGCGACTTGCGGAAGCACCGCAGGAAG TCTGAGCAGGACGACAAAGCCACCATCAGGTGTGAAACATCTCCGCCCACCACCCCGCGCTCCATGCGTCTCCACAAAGGGGCCATCCACGCCGCCAGTCACGAGGACATCCGAGACATCCGAGG TATCGCTGGACTGCAGGACGGTCAGGGCAGCGACCCtagcagcagtaacagcagccAGGACTCGCTCAACAAGGCTGCCAAGAAGAAGAGCATCAAGTCCTCCATCGGGCGTCTGTTCGGCAAGAAGGAGAAGGGTCGGCCCAGTCCTTCCAGCAAAGACTCCAGCCTGG CCGGGACCCCAGAGGGAGAGGGCTCTCCAGATGGACTGGGGATCAGCAAGCTGGGCGGCCCATCGGAGAAGAACAGGAAGATGCAGAAGAA GCATGAGCTCCTGGAGGAAGCTCGTCGGCTGGGCCTGCCCTTTGCCCAGTGGGATGGGCCCACGGTAGTGGTCTGGCTGGAG TTGTGGGTCGGGATGCCCGCCTGGTATGTGGCGGCGTGCCGTGCCAACGTGAAGAGTGGCGCCATCATGTCCGCGCTGTCCGACACGGAGATCCAGCGGGAGATCGGCATCAGCAACCCGCTGCACCGCCTCAAGCTGCGGCTCGCCATCCAGGAGATCATGTCCCTCACCAGCCCCTCTGCCCCGCCCACCTCCAGAACG GAGGATGACGAGGGCACCTGGGCCCAG ACTCTGGCGTACGGCGACATGAATCACGAGTGGATCGGCAATGAGTGGCTGCCCAGCCTGGGCCTGCCCCAGTACCGCAGCTACTTCATGGAGTCCCTGGTGGACGCACGCATGCTGGACCACCTGACCAAGAAGGACCTCCGGGGACAGCTCAAGATGGTGGACAGCTTCCACAG GAACAGCTTCCAGTGTGGGGTGATGTCCTTGAGGCGGCTCAACTACGACCGGAAAGAGCTGGAGAGGCGACGAGAGGATGCTCAGCTAGAGATCAAAG acgtGCTAGTGTGGAGTAATGAGCGGGTGATCAGCTGGGTGCAGGCCATCGGGCTGAAGGAGTACGCCAACAACCTGCTGGAGATCGGAATCCACGGTGCGCTCCTCGCCCTGGACGAGACCTTCGACCACAACACCATGGCCCTGCTGCTTCAGATCCccacgcaaaacacacag gcCCGAACTATGCTGGAGCGAGAGTACAACAGTCTACTGGCTGTGGGGACGGACaggaagatggaggag GACGACGACAAGAACTTCCGGCGGGCCCCCTCCTGGAGGAAGAAGTTCCGTCCCAAAGACGTCAGGGGCATGAACATCGGCGCGGCCGACACCCTCCCCGCCAACTTCAGGATGACCAACAGCAGCGCCTCCTCCCCCGCCATGCAGCCAAAGAATCTCCAGATGGACGGTACGTGCGGGCCAGATGAGGAGgcgtcagaggaggaggaggggg GAGCGCAGAGGCTGGACTCTGCCACGATCAGGACCTACTCGTGCTAA